One Phoenix dactylifera cultivar Barhee BC4 chromosome 14, palm_55x_up_171113_PBpolish2nd_filt_p, whole genome shotgun sequence DNA window includes the following coding sequences:
- the LOC103712398 gene encoding uncharacterized protein LOC103712398 has product MALQAPAGLRCTTTRIIPSLLSPPPSQTGLRGPSDRCALRSAFFSPSVQLLLSPLQQAPAAAPRFSMRVASKQAYICRDCGYIYNDRTPFEKLPDKYFCPVCGAPKRRFRPYEPSVAKDANDTDARKARKAQMKRDEAIGKALPVAIVLGVAGLAGLYFYLNNAY; this is encoded by the exons ATGGCCCTTCAAGCACCAGCAGGGCTCAGGTGCACCACCACAAGGATCATTCCATCCCTACTATCTCCACCACCAAGCCAAACTGGCCTGCGAGGACCCTCCGATCGCTGCGCCCTTCGATcagccttcttctctccctCAGTCCAGCTCCTGCTGTCACCCCTGCAACAAGCTCCTGCCGCTGCCCCGAGGTTCTCCATGCGCGTCGCCTCGAAGCAGGCCTACATCTGCCGCGACTGCGG TTACATATACAATGATAGAACACCCTTTGAGAAGCTTCCAGATAAGTATTTCTGCCCTG TCTGCGGGGCTCCCAAACGGAGATTCAGGCCATATGAACCTTCAGTTGCCAAGGATGCAAATGACACAGATGCCCGTAAAGCCAGGAAGGCTCAGATGAAGAGAGATGAAGCCATTGG GAAAGCGTTACCTGTTGCCATAGTGCTTGGAGTTGCAGGGCTAGCTGGCTTGTATTTCTACCTCAACAATGCCTACTAG
- the LOC103712401 gene encoding peptidyl-prolyl cis-trans isomerase FKBP19, chloroplastic isoform X2 yields the protein MASISALGFFPNLTNFARGSPRLLPPEGRDFKRGAPQISRISALERDGLFESEAFSLGGETRRKLLLLSTIGFAIGTLQHALDNGKAGASEFADMPALRGKDYGKTKMRYPDYTETQSGLQYKDLRVGDGPTPKMGDMVVGDDKGFFKFKLGLGQVIPAFEEAVVGMAPGGIRRIIVPPELGYPDNDFNKLGPRPTTFSGQRALDFVLRNQGLIDKTLLFDIELLKIIPN from the exons ATGGCGTCGATTTCGGCTCTAGGGTTCTTTCCGAACCTCACAAACTTCGCAAGAGGTTCTCCTCGCCTTCTTCCTCCGGAG GGTAGGGATTTTAAGAGGGGAGCGCCTCAGATTTCAAGGATATCTGCCCTGGAACGAGATGGGCTCTTCGAGTCAGAGGCCTTCAGCTTGGGCG GAGAGACAAGAAGGAAATTACTGCTGCTTTCCacaattgggtttgctattgGTACTCTGCAACATGCTCTGGATAATGGAAAGGCAGGAGCATCTGAATTTGCTGATA TGCCAGCACTTCGTGGAAAGGACTATGGAAAAACCAAAATGCGATATCCAGATTATACAGAGACACAATCAGGCCTTCAATACAAG GATTTGCGAGTAGGTGACGGTCCCACACCAAAGATGGGCGACATGGTAGTG GGAGACGATAAAGGTTTTTTCAAATTTAAGCTTGGATTGGGACAG GTCATACCAGCTTTTGAGGAAGCTGTTGTAGGCATGGCACCAGGAGGTATTAGGAG GATAATAGTACCTCCAGAGCTGGGATATCCAGATAATGACTTCAACAAGCTTGGCCCAAGACCAACAACTTTTTCG GGCCAGAGAGCTCTTGATTTTGTTCTGAGGAATCAGGGCTTGATAGACAAAACTCTCTTGTTTGATATAGAGCTTCTTAAAATTATTCCAAACTAG
- the LOC103712403 gene encoding probable beta-1,4-xylosyltransferase IRX10 — translation MEAKMWILALLLLSLLFDGIGVRAAELSRKTERISGSAGDVLEDDPVGRLKVFVYELPSKYNKKILQKDPRCLTHMFAAEIFMHRFLLSSPVRTLNAEEADWFYTPVYSTCDLTPNGLPLPFKSPRMMRSAIQLISTNWPYWNRTEGADHFFVVPHDFGACFHYQEEKAIDRGILHLLQRATLVQTFGQRNHVCLKDGSITIPPYAPPQKMQAHLIPPDIPRSIFVYFRGLFYDVGNDPEGGYYARGARASVWENFKNNPLFDISTEHPTTYYEDMQRAVFCLCPLGWAPWSPRLVEAVIFGCIPVVIADDIVLPFADAIPWEEIGVFVAEKDVPKLDAILTSIPTEVILRKQRLLANPSMKQAMLFPQPAQPGDAFHQILNGLARKLPHHENCFLKPGEKILNWTTGPVGDLKPW, via the exons GGAGTGCTGGTGATGTTCTGGAAGATGATCCTGTTGGAAGGTTGAAGGTGTTTGTGTATGAGCTGCCTAGCAAATACAACAAGAAGATCCTCCAAAAGGATCCCAGATGCCTCACCCACATGTTTGCTGCAGAGATCTTCATGCATCGTTTCTTGTTGTCAAGTCCTGTCCGAACTCTTAACGCTGAAGAAGCTGATTGGTTCTACACGCCTGTATACTCAACTTGTGACCTAACTCCTAATGGACTTCCCTTGCCCTTTAAATCGCCACGAATGATGAGAAGTGCTATACAGCTAATCTCCACAAATTGGCCTTACTGGAATAGAACAGAAGGGGCAGACCACTTTTTTGTTGTTCCACATGATTTTGGGGCATGCTTTCACTATCAG GAAGAGAAAGCAATTGATCGGGGAATTCTTCATTTGCTTCAACGAGCCACACTGGTTCAAACTTTCGGGCAACGAAATCATGTTTGCTTGAAGGATGGTTCCATCACCATTCCTCCGTATGCTCCTCCACAGAAGATGCAGGCTCACTTGATCCCTCCTGACAttcctcgttctatctttgtttACTTCCGAGGTTTGTTTTACGATGTGGGAAATGATCCAGAGGGTGGATACTATGCAAG AGGTGCTCGGgcatcagtttgggagaacttCAAGAACAATCCTCTTTTTGACATCTCTACCGAGCACCCAACTACCTACTATGAAGACATGCAGCGGGCTGTTTTCTGCTTGTGTCCCCTGGGTTGGGCCCCATGGAGTCCCAGATTAGTGGAAGCAGTGATCTTTGGTTGCATACCAGTAGTCATAGCCGACGACATCGTGCTGCCCTTTGCTGATGCTATTCCATGGGAGGAGATTGGTGTGTTTGTGGCTGAGAAGGATGTTCCAAAGCTGGATGCTATCCTCACATCGATACCAACAGAGGTCATATTAAGGAAGCAGAGATTACTTGCTAACCCTTCGATGAAGCAGGCTATGCTTTTCCCACAACCTGCCCAACCAGGAGATGCTTTCCATCAAATACTGAATGGTCTGGCTCGCAAGCTGCCGCACCATGagaactgtttcttgaaaccaGGTGAGAAGATTCTGAACTGGACCACAGGTCCAGTAGGCGATCTTAAGCCTTGGTAG
- the LOC103712401 gene encoding peptidyl-prolyl cis-trans isomerase FKBP19, chloroplastic isoform X1 → MASISALGFFPNLTNFARGSPRLLPPEGRDFKRGAPQISRISALERDGLFESEAFSLGGETRRKLLLLSTIGFAIGTLQHALDNGKAGASEFADMPALRGKDYGKTKMRYPDYTETQSGLQYKDLRVGDGPTPKMGDMVVVDWDGYTIGYYGRIFEARNKTKGGSFEGDDKGFFKFKLGLGQVIPAFEEAVVGMAPGGIRRIIVPPELGYPDNDFNKLGPRPTTFSGQRALDFVLRNQGLIDKTLLFDIELLKIIPN, encoded by the exons ATGGCGTCGATTTCGGCTCTAGGGTTCTTTCCGAACCTCACAAACTTCGCAAGAGGTTCTCCTCGCCTTCTTCCTCCGGAG GGTAGGGATTTTAAGAGGGGAGCGCCTCAGATTTCAAGGATATCTGCCCTGGAACGAGATGGGCTCTTCGAGTCAGAGGCCTTCAGCTTGGGCG GAGAGACAAGAAGGAAATTACTGCTGCTTTCCacaattgggtttgctattgGTACTCTGCAACATGCTCTGGATAATGGAAAGGCAGGAGCATCTGAATTTGCTGATA TGCCAGCACTTCGTGGAAAGGACTATGGAAAAACCAAAATGCGATATCCAGATTATACAGAGACACAATCAGGCCTTCAATACAAG GATTTGCGAGTAGGTGACGGTCCCACACCAAAGATGGGCGACATGGTAGTG GTTGATTGGGATGGTTATACAATAGGATACTATGGTCGCATCTTTGAAGCTCGAAACAAGACGAAAGGTGGTTCCTTTGAG GGAGACGATAAAGGTTTTTTCAAATTTAAGCTTGGATTGGGACAG GTCATACCAGCTTTTGAGGAAGCTGTTGTAGGCATGGCACCAGGAGGTATTAGGAG GATAATAGTACCTCCAGAGCTGGGATATCCAGATAATGACTTCAACAAGCTTGGCCCAAGACCAACAACTTTTTCG GGCCAGAGAGCTCTTGATTTTGTTCTGAGGAATCAGGGCTTGATAGACAAAACTCTCTTGTTTGATATAGAGCTTCTTAAAATTATTCCAAACTAG
- the LOC103712399 gene encoding protein COFACTOR ASSEMBLY OF COMPLEX C SUBUNIT B CCB1, chloroplastic — translation MAAAKPLLPSPPLTAFSYRPEPGRAGPRLRPTGRPRVSPAVRLSLLHDPLFLLEVAPTATTAAAEVGYSPASYYTSLGLFVISVPGLWSLIKRSVKSKIVQKTFVRAAAAPPSQVAGEILSFFTRNNFSVSDRGETITFEGMMVPSRGQAALLTFCTCISLASVALVLSISVPEGGNNWFWLMVLSPLAGAYYWKRASRKEEIKVKMMVGDDGNISEIVVRGDDEQVEQMRKELQLSEKGMIYVKGIFER, via the exons ATGGCAGCGGCGAAGCCTCTCCTCCCTTCGCCACCTCTCACCGCCTTCTCCTACCGGCCCGAACCGGGTCGAGCCGGTCCACGGCTCCGGCCGACGGGGAGACCCAGGGTCTCGCCGGCGGTTCGCCTCTCTCTCCTCCACGACCCCCTGTTCCTGCTCGAGGTGGCGCCGACCGcgacgacggcggcggcggaggtggGGTACTCGCCGGCGAGCTACTACACCTCGCTGGGGCTGTTCGTGATCTCGGTTCCCGGTCTCTGGTCCCTCATCAAGCGCTCCGTCAAGTCCAAG ATAGTACAGAAGACGTTTGtgagggcggcggcggcgccgcCAAGTCAGGTGGCGGGAGAGATTCTCTCCTTCTTCACCCGCAACAACTTCTCCGTCTCCGACCGTGGGGAGACCATCAC GTTTGAAGGAATGATGGTCCCTAGCAGAGGCCAAGCAGCGTTGCTCACCTTCTGCACATGCATAAGCCTTGCCAGCGTCGCCCTCGTCCTCTCCATTTCAGTCCCTGAAGGAGGCAACAACTGGTTTTGGCTGATGGTTTTAAGCCCATTGGC GGGAGCATATTACTGGAAACGGGCGTCGAGGAAGGAAGAGATTAAGGTCAAGATGATGGTAGGTGATGATGGAAACATCTCGGAGATCGTTGTTCGTGGTGATGACGAGCAAGTAGAGCAAATGAGGAAGGAGCTTCAGCTAAGTGAGAAAGGAATGATATATGTAAAGGGAATTTTTGAAAGATAA
- the LOC103712402 gene encoding major pollen allergen Lol p 11-like yields MAKLQLLPVLVALVLALAGVSLAHDPVTKTVGDALNPDGLVLEGRVYCDTCRAGFETDLTAYIPGAKVRLECTRYGTDEVTYAAEATTDLLGIYQIVVPGDHSEDQCSVVLMKSAVDNCTEIKPGRDRARVVLAQDGGLLSNVRRANALGFLIAEPLAECGKLLQKYGFANDDD; encoded by the exons ATGGCCAAGCTGCAGCTTCTTCCTGTCCTTGTCGCGCTCGTCCTCGCCCTTGCCGGCGTTTCCCTCGCTCACGATCCTGTCACCAAGACCGTCGGCGACGCCCTCAATCCAGATGGCCTCGTCCTTGAAGGCCGTGTCTACTGCGACACATGCCGTGCGGGCTTCGAGACCGACCTCACGGCGTACATACCCG GTGCCAAAGTGAGGCTAGAATGCACGCGATACGGCACCGATGAGGTCACGTACGCGGCGGAGGCGACGACCGACCTCTTGGGTATCTACCAGATAGTAGTGCCTGGCGACCACTCGGAGGACCAGTGCTCGGTGGTGCTCATGAAGAGCGCGGTCGACAACTGCACGGAGATCAAGCCCGGCCGGGACCGTGCCCGGGTCGTGCTCGCCCAGGACGGCGGCCTGCTCTCCAACGTCCGCCGAGCCAATGCCCTCGGCTTCCTCATCGCTGAGCCGTTGGCGGAGTGCGGCAAGCTGCTCCAGAAATATGGCTTTGCGAACGACGACGACTGA